One genomic window of Hyperolius riggenbachi isolate aHypRig1 chromosome 7, aHypRig1.pri, whole genome shotgun sequence includes the following:
- the ADAT3 gene encoding probable inactive tRNA-specific adenosine deaminase-like protein 3 yields MAPSADNNAGSSSSWSLIPVLTPEEEQELQEYESGNINPPLCPFLAAPITDKRQISRLAQALSLQFPLADALKHLKRVRARQPHLDILLRPATAKEHIDFSKDTDILVQSSVDKEGNDVVPISENNPQVCDVTLTLSLKDIFKDDSFDISGLGEPFLVSVPSRPARNHKEQQVWAGVWPSTYHAKPRTVNLEEGSNGKGVSEEEKLRIGSHMHRALEAARWNQARGGKGIGAVVVDRESGNVLAVGTDQTGEEQGPLLHACMVAIDLVARQQDGGVYDCLVGLETEPEHTVCNVTREEEEHTGDEKQNRKRTKEDSSEKGEVPYLCTGYDIYVTHEPCVMCAMALLHSRVSCVYYGCSSPGGALGTFYRLHCSPGLNHKFRVFRGVKENECRALYSGTEI; encoded by the coding sequence ATGGCACCATCTGCAGATAACAATGCAGGGTCTTCTTCTTCATGGTCACTGATACCAGTTCTCACTCCAGAGGAAGAACAAGAGCTTCAGGAGTATGAGTCCGGAAACATCAATCCACCACTGTGTCCTTTTCTTGCTGCTCCTATTACTGATAAACGGCAGATCTCTCGGTTGGCCCAGGCTCTTTCTTTGCAGTTCCCTCTAGCAGATGCCCTGAAACACCTAAAGAGGGTCCGGGCCCGGCAGCCTCACCTTGACATCTTACTCCGTCCTGCCACAGCTAAGGAACATATTGACTTTTCAAAGGATACAGACATATTAGTCCAATCAAGTGTTGACAAAGAAGGAAATGATGTAGTACCCATCTCAGAAAATAATCCTCAAGTTTGTGACGTAACCCTGACACTTTCACTTAAAGATATCTTCAAAGATGACTCTTTTGACATAAGTGGATTGGGAGAACCATTTCTGGTTTCAGTCCCATCACGCCCAGCAAGGAATCATAAGGAGCAGCAAGTATGGGCAGGCGTTTGGCCTAGTACCTACCATGCTAAACCTAGGACAGTGAATTTGGAAGAAGGAAGTAATGGAAAAGGGGTGTCTGAGGAAGAGAAGCTAAGGATTGGCAGCCACATGCACAGAGCTCTGGAAGCAGCTAGATGGAATCAGGCTAGAGGAGGGAAAGGCATTGGAGCTGTTGTGGTGGACCGGGAAAGCGGGAACGTTTTGGCAGTAGGAACAGATCAGACTGGAGAGGAGCAAGGACCGCTACTTCATGCTTGCATGGTCGCAATAGACTTGGTGGCCAGGCAGCAAGATGGAGGTGTATATGACTGCCTTGTTGGACTGGAGACTGAGCCCGAACACACAGTGTGTAATGTAACCAGAGAGGAAGAGGAACACACAGGGGATGAAAAGCAGAACCGAAAACGTACAAAAGAGGATAGTAGTGAAAAAGGCGAGGTGCCATACTTATGCACTGGTTATGACATCTATGTGACACATGAACCCTGTGTTATGTGTGCTATGGCACTTCTCCACTCCCGTGTGTCCTGCGTCTACTATGGATGCAGCTCACCTGGGGGAGCCCTGGGAACGTTTTATAGACTTCACTGCAGCCCTGGCCTCAACCACAAGTTTCGTGTATTCAGAGGGGTGAAGGAAAATGAATGCAGAGCCCTTTACTCTGGGACTGAAATATGA